The following are encoded together in the Deinococcus yavapaiensis KR-236 genome:
- a CDS encoding sensor domain-containing phosphodiesterase — protein sequence MADAYAASNSDQFEANRELQRLAALRALPFLQPSSTALLDALTRSLAGVLKAPMACVNLRDDQRHVLVSKHGRSLTERDRPTNAALRQHLLERASDEPLVILDALRDARFTNDPFVQGPPHIRFFVSIPLVTPEDASLGSLCVYDTKPRTRFTSEEEAVLRDFTALVMHELQRHRDDTERRRLTRALLDRKMHLRFALEGAGMIAWKLDLHSTLLTIEIHGQTHVWPASETIPLHSFLPWVHVDDHAVVSQLVSTLRDHLPTDPTVDIVLRVQHPSGSKRHVAVRGRRHADGHSVLGVAFDFTEQYAASNTLRDRDEMLTRVLRGVRDAVYLQDANGTYIFVNDTAAAAIGQPVENILGRTYWELFDLDTARAFERVTARARKAADVTTIEEQWLVDGALRNFRTTLTPFPLPSGGQGILGVARDVTQERRVERALRKNNELLAQQVQERTRRLEHHLQQAQHDAFHDALTGLANRALLLDRLDHSVKLHIDRANHRFAVLTINIVRFKRIVETYGSTSGDALLLQVAHRLRREASRSNTIARMGGDEFVVVAENLCSPEEVQTFAQQLLRALTQPYKLAGRDVRVDVRMGVTVCLHEYKNAPDVLADAALALQMAREHPASPVVFYHPDHKGQVAERAQLTRDVLSALDRREFEVYFQPILDAHTNSIIAFEALARWRHPTRGVLTPDVFLEVLRETRRLAEFDRFIVNEACRHAAKWTAPTASAPSVSVNCSLEMLRSHEVTSFVQSTLLHYSLPPERLWLEVVEEAFDDVTTAVASELRALGCEVLLDNFGMGRSSLSRLSRLPVTRVKVDRSLMLNLGCDEKQGRRVLHAVVELCRTLGFQVIMEGVATPANRALVQALQVNAWQGFVHSRPMQGRYVSRLLRRGHTNT from the coding sequence ATGGCGGACGCCTACGCAGCCAGCAACTCGGATCAATTCGAGGCCAACCGCGAATTGCAACGCCTGGCGGCGCTGCGCGCCCTTCCCTTCCTCCAACCCTCCTCGACTGCCCTCCTGGACGCCCTCACCCGAAGCTTGGCTGGCGTTCTCAAGGCGCCCATGGCGTGCGTAAATCTACGCGACGATCAACGACACGTTCTCGTATCAAAGCACGGACGTTCACTCACCGAACGTGACCGACCGACAAACGCGGCGTTGCGTCAACACCTTCTCGAACGCGCGAGCGACGAGCCGCTGGTGATTCTCGACGCGCTTCGAGATGCTCGCTTCACCAACGACCCGTTCGTACAAGGCCCCCCGCACATCCGCTTCTTCGTCAGCATCCCCCTCGTCACGCCCGAAGATGCCAGCCTCGGCAGTCTGTGCGTGTACGACACGAAACCGAGAACGCGATTCACTTCTGAGGAAGAAGCCGTGTTACGTGACTTCACCGCGCTCGTGATGCACGAGTTGCAACGACACCGTGACGACACGGAACGCCGTCGCCTCACCCGAGCGCTGCTCGACCGCAAGATGCACCTCAGGTTCGCGCTGGAAGGCGCCGGCATGATCGCATGGAAGCTCGACCTTCACTCCACGCTGCTCACCATCGAAATTCACGGCCAAACGCACGTGTGGCCCGCGTCCGAAACCATACCGCTGCACAGCTTCCTTCCTTGGGTACATGTGGATGACCACGCGGTCGTCTCACAACTCGTGTCGACGTTGCGTGACCACCTTCCGACCGACCCGACCGTCGACATCGTCCTTCGCGTGCAGCACCCGAGCGGTTCCAAGCGTCACGTGGCCGTTCGGGGCCGTCGGCATGCCGATGGCCATAGCGTGCTCGGCGTCGCCTTCGACTTCACCGAGCAGTACGCTGCCAGCAACACCCTTCGTGATCGTGACGAGATGCTCACCCGAGTGTTACGTGGTGTGCGCGATGCCGTTTACCTGCAAGATGCCAACGGCACGTACATCTTCGTGAACGACACGGCGGCGGCCGCCATCGGCCAGCCCGTAGAGAACATCCTCGGTCGCACGTACTGGGAGTTGTTCGACCTTGACACGGCCCGCGCGTTTGAACGAGTGACCGCACGAGCCCGCAAAGCCGCGGACGTCACGACCATCGAAGAGCAATGGCTTGTCGATGGCGCCCTTCGGAACTTCCGAACGACGCTCACCCCGTTTCCACTGCCATCCGGAGGCCAAGGCATCCTCGGCGTGGCACGTGACGTGACACAGGAGCGGCGGGTGGAACGTGCGCTTCGGAAAAACAATGAACTGCTGGCTCAGCAAGTGCAAGAACGCACGCGGCGGTTGGAACATCACCTGCAGCAAGCGCAGCATGACGCGTTCCATGACGCGTTGACAGGCTTGGCCAATCGCGCGTTGCTGCTCGATCGTTTAGATCACAGCGTCAAGCTTCACATCGACCGGGCCAATCACCGCTTCGCCGTGTTGACAATCAACATCGTACGCTTCAAGCGTATTGTCGAGACGTACGGATCGACGAGCGGGGACGCGTTGTTGTTGCAAGTCGCGCATCGACTTCGACGAGAGGCATCCAGGTCGAACACCATTGCCCGAATGGGCGGCGATGAGTTCGTGGTCGTCGCGGAGAACTTGTGTAGCCCTGAGGAAGTGCAAACGTTCGCGCAACAGTTGTTGCGCGCCCTCACGCAACCGTACAAACTCGCGGGCCGCGATGTTCGCGTCGATGTCCGCATGGGTGTCACCGTCTGCTTGCACGAGTACAAGAATGCGCCTGATGTCCTCGCGGATGCGGCGTTGGCTTTACAAATGGCGCGTGAACATCCAGCGAGTCCGGTCGTGTTCTACCATCCCGACCACAAAGGTCAAGTTGCGGAGCGTGCGCAACTCACGCGTGACGTGCTCAGCGCGCTCGACCGTCGAGAGTTCGAAGTGTATTTTCAACCTATCCTCGACGCGCACACCAACAGCATCATCGCCTTCGAGGCGTTGGCGCGTTGGCGGCACCCGACGCGCGGCGTGCTCACCCCCGACGTCTTCTTGGAGGTGCTTCGTGAAACGCGGCGTCTCGCCGAATTCGATCGTTTCATCGTGAACGAAGCGTGTCGGCACGCCGCGAAGTGGACCGCGCCCACCGCAAGCGCTCCGAGTGTGAGCGTGAACTGCTCGCTTGAAATGCTGCGTTCGCACGAAGTCACTTCGTTCGTGCAATCGACGCTCCTTCACTATTCGCTGCCACCCGAGCGCTTGTGGCTGGAAGTCGTCGAGGAAGCCTTTGACGACGTGACGACCGCGGTAGCGAGTGAACTGCGAGCCCTGGGGTGTGAAGTCCTGCTCGACAATTTCGGCATGGGCCGCTCGTCATTGTCACGATTGAGTCGCCTGCCGGTGACGAGAGTCAAGGTGGACCGTTCGCTCATGCTGAACTTGGGGTGCGACGAGAAGCAAGGCAGGCGTGTCTTGCACGCCGTCGTTGAATTGTGCCGAACCTTGGGATTCCAGGTGATTATGGAAGGTGTTGCAACGCCCGCGAATCGTGCGTTGGTCCAAGCGTTGCAAGTGAATGCTTGGCAAGGATTCGTGCATTCGCGACCCATGCAAGGTCGGTACGTGTCCCGACTCTTGCGGCGAGGTCACACGAACACGTAA
- a CDS encoding lipoprotein — protein MNNSARRTLSAVLVLTSAITLAACGQTPLDTLPQSTITAQSVNVDSNGVGWVGKGDVQTAFNWNNAQAQRYVQNVTFTFEQSVRYELDCYKEVEVGRDREIKTITRTVKRTSNINATITYEARKTGQWTGYNLKGFSSTDTNAPTDLSCTGDDGNRSGWMQDGEPRITSGADGGLFVTWNSIKVALPNTPIVVY, from the coding sequence ATGAACAACAGCGCGCGTCGCACCCTCTCCGCGGTCCTCGTCCTCACCTCCGCCATCACCCTGGCTGCCTGCGGACAAACCCCGCTCGACACGCTTCCCCAGTCGACCATCACCGCGCAAAGCGTGAACGTCGACAGCAACGGCGTCGGCTGGGTCGGCAAAGGCGACGTTCAAACCGCCTTCAATTGGAACAACGCCCAAGCGCAACGATACGTGCAAAACGTGACTTTCACGTTCGAGCAGAGCGTGCGTTACGAACTCGACTGCTATAAGGAAGTCGAAGTTGGCCGCGACCGTGAAATCAAAACCATCACGCGCACCGTCAAGCGCACCAGCAACATCAACGCCACGATCACCTACGAAGCGCGTAAGACAGGACAGTGGACGGGATACAACCTCAAGGGGTTTTCGAGCACTGACACGAACGCACCCACGGACTTGTCCTGCACGGGTGACGACGGAAATCGCAGCGGCTGGATGCAAGACGGCGAACCGCGCATCACCTCCGGTGCAGATGGCGGCCTTTTCGTCACGTGGAACTCAATCAAAGTCGCGCTGCCGAACACACCCATCGTCGTGTATTGA
- a CDS encoding cation:proton antiporter, whose product MSDLVVEVLVSLAVVLACTALAEQWRVFAPLAAVAEGFLIGSLTDRIPAALSSRENFECLWHLLDALLNTFLFVLLALEVVVLRFSGTALLLGALSVQLLVNAAAATRRVFPVHAPRDDVGWFAWRDQSCVGAESSAGK is encoded by the coding sequence GTGAGTGATTTAGTGGTGGAGGTGCTGGTGTCACTGGCGGTGGTCTTGGCGTGCACAGCGCTCGCGGAGCAGTGGCGCGTGTTCGCGCCACTCGCGGCCGTCGCGGAGGGCTTCCTGATCGGATCGCTGACGGACCGCATTCCAGCGGCGTTGTCTTCACGGGAGAATTTCGAGTGCTTGTGGCATTTGCTCGACGCGTTGCTCAATACGTTCCTCTTCGTGCTGCTCGCGTTGGAAGTCGTGGTGTTGCGCTTCTCCGGAACGGCGCTGCTGCTTGGGGCGCTGAGCGTGCAACTCCTAGTGAATGCTGCGGCGGCGACGCGACGCGTTTTCCCCGTTCACGCGCCGCGTGATGACGTGGGGTGGTTTGCGTGGCGCGATCAGTCTTGCGTTGGCGCTGAGTCTTCCGCCGGGAAGTGA
- a CDS encoding ABC transporter substrate-binding protein: MPTPRSLLRWPLLLTAVLSSGSVAAPLHLGVITSITGRHAALGAQQLAGYAAGVAEIKRRKLLGNQSLTLVVQDDISNAAYAVLAANSLAGRNVPLILTFDTSDSSNALARFASKQQRPLVLLDGQRGGTASAFVIRLTDLNVTAKDTLIKFRKQLGKNANSEHAIRAYLGLLALATALRTTDINNTKALAQALLKASMPSPYGTVRFTSNTQTTALLSTAR, from the coding sequence ATGCCCACTCCACGCTCCCTGCTTCGCTGGCCCCTCCTCCTCACCGCCGTCCTCTCCTCCGGCAGCGTGGCCGCTCCGTTACACCTCGGCGTCATCACCTCCATCACCGGTCGTCACGCCGCACTCGGCGCTCAACAACTCGCCGGGTACGCCGCCGGCGTCGCAGAAATCAAGCGCCGTAAGTTGCTCGGCAATCAATCCCTCACCCTCGTGGTGCAAGACGACATCTCGAATGCCGCATACGCCGTGCTCGCCGCGAACAGCCTCGCCGGCCGGAACGTCCCGCTCATCCTCACCTTCGACACGAGCGATTCAAGCAACGCCTTGGCACGATTCGCTTCGAAGCAGCAACGACCGCTCGTCCTCCTCGACGGTCAACGCGGCGGCACCGCCTCAGCCTTCGTCATTCGCCTCACCGACCTGAACGTCACCGCGAAAGACACCTTGATCAAATTCCGTAAGCAACTCGGAAAGAACGCCAACTCGGAACATGCCATCCGCGCGTACCTTGGCCTGCTCGCCCTGGCCACCGCCCTACGCACCACCGACATCAACAACACCAAGGCGCTTGCTCAAGCACTCCTTAAAGCCTCGATGCCATCACCGTACGGCACCGTCCGCTTCACCTCCAACACCCAAACGACCGCGTTGCTTTCCACGGCGCGTTGA
- a CDS encoding GTP-binding protein — MNAPLKLVVSGPVGAGKTTFVQTLSQTHVISTEVEPSDNIGKASTTVAFDFGTMHLDDLELHLYGTPGQDRFDFMWDVLCEGAIGLVMLVNGQRPRDFPAARNILEFITQRHALPFILAVTRQDQTAAWQPSDVALYFQLPLQHVVGINATDPTNAARALIQLLASLPASQVRSSRASHASVASASSR, encoded by the coding sequence ATGAACGCACCCCTGAAACTGGTCGTCAGCGGACCCGTGGGCGCGGGAAAGACCACGTTCGTGCAAACGCTGAGTCAAACGCACGTCATCAGCACGGAAGTCGAACCAAGCGACAACATCGGTAAAGCCTCTACCACCGTCGCCTTCGACTTCGGCACCATGCACCTCGACGACCTGGAATTGCACTTGTACGGCACGCCCGGCCAAGACCGCTTCGACTTCATGTGGGACGTGCTGTGCGAAGGCGCGATCGGACTCGTCATGCTCGTCAACGGCCAACGCCCTCGAGACTTTCCCGCTGCCCGCAACATCCTCGAGTTCATTACTCAACGGCATGCACTGCCGTTCATCCTCGCCGTCACGAGACAAGACCAAACGGCCGCGTGGCAACCCAGCGACGTCGCCTTGTACTTTCAACTCCCCCTTCAACACGTTGTCGGCATCAACGCCACCGACCCTACGAATGCCGCGCGCGCCCTCATTCAATTGCTCGCGTCCCTTCCCGCCTCACAGGTCCGTTCCTCGCGCGCTTCACACGCGAGCGTCGCCTCCGCGTCTTCGCGTTAA
- a CDS encoding roadblock/LC7 domain-containing protein — MTATTSKQTALNDALSALRSTLPELKGVIIATSDGLPVAQTMGAGVDANRVAAMAATALGLGKRINDTLAAGTLTELSVSGTEGQVFLYSCGRGVLAVVTPAVMNLGLLHMEARDTAKVIAMVL; from the coding sequence ATGACCGCGACCACCAGCAAACAAACAGCCCTCAACGACGCCCTTTCCGCGTTGCGTAGCACCCTTCCAGAACTCAAAGGCGTCATCATCGCCACGTCGGACGGTTTGCCTGTCGCGCAGACCATGGGCGCTGGCGTCGATGCCAACCGTGTCGCCGCGATGGCAGCGACAGCGCTCGGGCTCGGCAAGCGCATCAACGACACCCTCGCAGCGGGAACATTGACCGAGCTGAGCGTCAGCGGTACCGAGGGGCAAGTCTTCTTGTACTCGTGCGGACGTGGCGTGCTCGCCGTCGTCACACCCGCCGTCATGAACCTCGGGTTGCTGCACATGGAGGCCCGAGACACCGCCAAAGTCATTGCCATGGTGTTGTGA
- a CDS encoding cation:proton antiporter, with product MDLSVARQAIALVREIEFTNFVFQGVLSFLLFAGALGMNSHALWQVRGLVVSFALISTLVSTFVVGALTFGLLRLFGIDVSWLYALLFGALISPTDLVAVLAILKQARVPRRIETLMAGESLFTDGVGVVAFVVLASLAGGAHENAGGMSPLNVARNFA from the coding sequence TTGGACTTGTCGGTTGCTCGGCAAGCCATCGCGCTCGTGCGTGAGATCGAGTTCACGAACTTCGTGTTTCAAGGCGTGCTGTCGTTTCTGCTGTTCGCAGGTGCGCTCGGCATGAACTCCCACGCTTTGTGGCAAGTACGCGGACTTGTCGTGTCGTTCGCGTTGATCTCCACTCTCGTGTCCACCTTTGTCGTCGGAGCGCTCACCTTCGGGCTTCTGCGACTCTTCGGAATCGACGTGTCGTGGTTGTACGCGTTGTTGTTCGGCGCGTTGATCTCCCCGACCGATCTCGTGGCCGTCTTGGCCATCTTGAAGCAAGCGCGCGTTCCAAGACGCATCGAGACGCTCATGGCGGGCGAATCGTTGTTCACCGACGGTGTGGGCGTGGTGGCATTCGTCGTTCTCGCGAGTCTCGCCGGAGGAGCGCACGAGAACGCGGGTGGGATGTCACCGTTGAATGTCGCGCGCAACTTCGCGTAA
- a CDS encoding choice-of-anchor L domain-containing protein produces the protein MACSQAPNAPAGRTRLPEASSPRPNLQALSVGAFVTSDLTTPGNSPTVLAQTLVGSGVTISSASFTGAPQAGGSFMGGLGIIDFGAGVVLSSGNIADIRGPNDSGSVTTAYGNPGDIDLANLSGVNTTDAARLDFQFTPDADTVYFSYVFSSEEYDEFVGSQFNDVFAFYVNGQNCATIGSPAVPVTVNTVNQGTNSSLYVKNNNPAMLNTQMDGLTVTLTCEAPVNKNTLNTLSLRIADGSDYSLDSAVMIKAGSFSTTPPAGDTTPPTITITTPTAGAQYTLGQFVLAAFTCTDEAGGSGVASCVGSTANGAALNTATIGPKTLKVNAADTSGNTASKSANYSVVYPFTGFFQPVDNLPAVNTVKAGSSIPVKFSLGGNQGLNIFAPNFPTSTQMTCDASAIIDPIEETVTAGGSSLSYDAVTNQYVYVWKTDKAWANTCRKLMVKFADGTERVAHFRFSR, from the coding sequence ATGGCCTGCAGCCAAGCCCCAAACGCGCCCGCAGGACGAACACGCCTTCCAGAAGCCTCCTCTCCTCGTCCAAACCTTCAAGCACTGAGCGTGGGCGCCTTTGTGACAAGCGACCTCACAACACCAGGAAACAGCCCCACTGTCCTGGCTCAAACGCTCGTCGGTTCCGGTGTCACCATCTCGAGCGCGTCCTTCACCGGTGCTCCGCAAGCAGGCGGTTCATTTATGGGCGGCCTTGGCATCATTGACTTTGGCGCTGGCGTGGTCCTCAGCTCCGGAAACATTGCGGACATTCGAGGCCCGAACGACTCCGGCAGTGTCACGACCGCTTACGGAAACCCAGGAGACATCGACCTCGCCAACTTGAGCGGCGTGAACACCACGGATGCCGCGCGGTTGGACTTCCAATTCACCCCAGACGCGGACACGGTGTACTTCAGCTACGTCTTCTCCTCCGAAGAGTACGACGAGTTTGTCGGAAGTCAATTCAATGACGTCTTCGCGTTCTACGTGAACGGGCAGAACTGCGCGACCATCGGAAGTCCAGCGGTGCCCGTCACCGTGAACACCGTCAATCAAGGAACGAACTCGTCGTTGTACGTCAAGAACAACAATCCGGCGATGCTCAACACCCAAATGGACGGCTTGACCGTGACCCTCACGTGCGAAGCTCCTGTGAACAAGAACACGCTCAACACCTTGTCCTTGCGAATCGCGGATGGCTCCGACTATTCCTTGGACTCAGCCGTGATGATCAAAGCGGGCAGCTTCTCCACCACCCCACCAGCGGGCGACACAACCCCACCGACCATCACCATCACGACGCCGACGGCCGGAGCGCAGTACACGCTGGGGCAATTTGTCCTCGCCGCGTTCACCTGCACGGACGAAGCGGGCGGCTCGGGCGTGGCGAGTTGCGTGGGCAGCACCGCGAACGGCGCCGCCCTCAACACAGCCACGATCGGCCCGAAGACGTTGAAGGTGAACGCCGCCGACACGTCAGGCAACACCGCGTCGAAGTCCGCGAATTACTCGGTGGTCTACCCGTTCACGGGCTTCTTCCAACCGGTCGATAACCTCCCGGCGGTGAATACCGTGAAGGCTGGCAGCTCGATTCCCGTGAAGTTCAGCTTGGGCGGCAATCAAGGCTTGAACATCTTCGCGCCGAACTTCCCGACGTCCACACAAATGACGTGTGACGCGAGCGCCATCATCGACCCGATCGAGGAAACCGTGACTGCCGGAGGAAGCAGCCTTTCGTACGACGCCGTGACAAATCAGTACGTGTACGTATGGAAGACGGACAAGGCATGGGCGAACACCTGCCGGAAGTTGATGGTGAAGTTTGCGGATGGAACGGAGCGCGTGGCGCACTTCCGCTTCAGCCGCTAA
- a CDS encoding DUF4388 domain-containing protein: MALTGDLTDLPLTDLTQVLAHHTGTLDFDRAFHGRNLQLILERGRLRALFVDGFDIRDDSRLQDVVRTLATTASGAWEFHAMTITDALRHVDYILTDLLHHVTHPDIPDDHLPHPRTTFVPTRQADVPLELQSTWTTILPFVQQGASAHVLASNLSMSERDAQLLLYRLRAVNVIQPSRYTPENPTSPHRTRHVTPTSSHSPERPAANTAHPITRLLGALRRIVGARA; the protein is encoded by the coding sequence ATGGCCCTCACCGGAGACCTCACCGACCTTCCACTCACCGACCTCACCCAGGTGTTGGCGCACCACACCGGCACCCTCGACTTCGACCGAGCGTTTCACGGCCGGAATCTTCAACTCATCCTCGAACGCGGACGACTACGCGCCCTTTTCGTCGACGGCTTCGACATCCGCGACGATTCCCGCCTGCAAGACGTTGTTCGCACCCTCGCAACCACCGCCAGCGGCGCCTGGGAATTTCACGCCATGACCATCACCGACGCCCTTCGGCACGTCGATTACATCTTGACGGACTTGCTGCATCACGTCACGCACCCTGACATCCCCGACGATCACCTTCCGCATCCACGAACGACGTTCGTTCCCACCCGGCAAGCGGACGTTCCACTCGAACTGCAATCGACGTGGACGACAATTCTGCCGTTCGTTCAGCAAGGCGCGAGCGCCCATGTCCTCGCGTCGAATTTGAGCATGAGCGAACGCGACGCGCAACTGCTGTTGTACCGCCTGCGCGCCGTGAACGTAATTCAACCCTCGCGGTACACGCCGGAGAACCCAACGTCTCCACATCGCACTCGCCACGTTACGCCAACGTCCTCGCACTCACCCGAACGTCCCGCCGCCAACACCGCCCACCCGATCACGCGTTTGCTCGGCGCGCTTCGCCGGATCGTCGGAGCGCGCGCATGA
- the pstS gene encoding phosphate ABC transporter substrate-binding protein PstS codes for MLKFLSVTLLLTLTASTASAVTLKGATTTAATSLFTKMFDEYTKTTDATVNFEPGTSPAAQKAIVSRSVDFAAAIIPLDDNEIGKDTEDVVHIPVALSAVVITYNVPGLERPLNFNGRVLSDIFFGRIKYWNDERISRLNRGVTLPNLLVTPVYRSDPSGYSAIFTNYLTKVSREWNARLSDGVIVDWPTGASTDSEDKSAKAVQAIPGAIGYMGLSRALKDRLTFGNIQNAAGTFVRPTESSIEAAAGSKTSADGTANITYAKVSRAYPISNYIYVLLRREQGYEGRTETQAKATRDLIAWMLSEGQQYHSRLYYGELASEVVNRAKKLLATLTFNGKPLP; via the coding sequence ATGCTCAAATTCCTGTCCGTGACCTTGCTGCTCACACTCACCGCGTCCACCGCGTCCGCCGTCACCCTCAAAGGCGCCACCACCACCGCAGCAACCAGTCTCTTCACGAAGATGTTCGACGAGTACACCAAAACCACCGACGCGACCGTCAACTTCGAACCGGGAACGTCACCCGCCGCGCAAAAAGCCATCGTGTCGCGCAGCGTCGACTTCGCTGCCGCCATCATCCCGCTGGATGACAACGAGATCGGCAAGGACACCGAGGACGTCGTGCACATTCCCGTGGCGCTCAGTGCCGTCGTCATTACGTACAACGTTCCCGGCCTCGAGCGGCCCCTCAACTTCAACGGCCGAGTACTGAGCGACATCTTCTTCGGCCGCATCAAATACTGGAATGACGAGCGCATCTCGCGCCTCAACCGCGGCGTGACCCTCCCGAACTTGCTGGTCACGCCCGTCTATCGTTCCGACCCCTCCGGGTACAGCGCCATCTTCACGAACTACCTGACGAAAGTCTCCCGCGAGTGGAACGCGCGACTCAGCGACGGCGTCATCGTCGACTGGCCGACCGGCGCCTCGACCGACAGCGAAGACAAATCCGCCAAGGCCGTGCAAGCCATTCCCGGCGCCATCGGGTACATGGGCTTGTCCCGCGCCCTCAAGGACCGCTTGACCTTCGGGAACATCCAAAACGCCGCCGGGACCTTCGTGCGACCCACGGAAAGCAGTATCGAAGCAGCGGCAGGCTCGAAGACGTCCGCGGACGGCACGGCGAACATCACGTACGCGAAGGTGTCCCGCGCGTACCCGATCAGCAACTACATTTACGTGCTGCTGCGCCGCGAGCAAGGATACGAAGGCCGCACGGAAACACAAGCGAAAGCAACGCGCGACTTGATCGCGTGGATGCTCAGCGAAGGGCAACAGTATCACTCCAGGTTGTACTACGGTGAACTGGCAAGCGAAGTGGTGAACCGCGCTAAGAAGCTCCTCGCAACCTTGACGTTCAACGGCAAGCCGCTGCCCTGA